The DNA sequence CTTAGTCAAAACCGCTGACCGCGCGGCCCGCTCGGATGCCACTCCAGGCATTCAAAGCAAGAATCGAATATCTCACCAAGCCGGCCGCCACGTCTCGGATGCGCACCCACAACCGCAGATCCGCCCTCACTAAACGACAAGCCGTTCCTTACTTCGTGAGATAGACATCCAGCCTCTTCGCCGCGTTCCGGAGATGCGTTTCCGCAGCAAGCTCTGCTTGTTCCGCATTGCCTGCACTGATCGCGTCGTAGATGGCCTTGTGCTCCTTCTGCACGTCTTCCACCAGATCGGCGTGATTGTTCTTCGTATTGCTTCTGGCTTGCCGAATCACCCGTCGGGCGCCGTGCTCCAGATGTTCGCTCAATGCCTGAAAGTGAGGATTGTGCGTGGCGTGGACGATGGCCTGATGAAAGGCAAAGTCTTCTTCGTCGCCCAGCCGATCGTTGGCGATCTCGTATTCCATCCCCACCAGGGCGCGGCGGATTTTCTTGAGATCTTCCGGCGTACGTCTCAATGCGGCGAGGCGAGTGGAAGCCACTTCGATCGTCACGAGAAGTTCCAGT is a window from the Caballeronia insecticola genome containing:
- a CDS encoding FadR/GntR family transcriptional regulator gives rise to the protein MAQTPAKQADQLAEDVETRHLPDEIAARLNQAIASGEFAVGDRLPSERLLCEQFSVSRAVVREALSQLKSEGLVTSRAGSGVFVTERNQRQAFRIQDVVVNETDSLALVLELLVTIEVASTRLAALRRTPEDLKKIRRALVGMEYEIANDRLGDEEDFAFHQAIVHATHNPHFQALSEHLEHGARRVIRQARSNTKNNHADLVEDVQKEHKAIYDAISAGNAEQAELAAETHLRNAAKRLDVYLTK